Proteins encoded in a region of the Candidatus Methanoperedens sp. genome:
- a CDS encoding PIN domain-containing protein: MNLTKFAEQEIFVDTNIFFYALAKMHRYKHTCEVLLSKINNGEVIGFTSSTVINELFHTILIGEVKQKYGDIEVIRFIKEHPEAISECTVAYNALDDIFDSSIVILPLTLEVLYHAKTLSKKHNLLFSDAIHVASCEVYGLKNIATNDKDFDRVDFLKSWKP; encoded by the coding sequence ATGAATCTCACAAAATTTGCTGAACAAGAAATTTTTGTAGATACCAATATCTTTTTTTATGCGCTGGCAAAGATGCATCGCTATAAACATACATGCGAGGTACTTTTATCAAAAATCAATAACGGTGAAGTTATTGGTTTTACTTCTTCAACCGTGATTAATGAACTATTCCATACCATACTTATCGGGGAAGTTAAGCAAAAATATGGGGATATCGAAGTTATCAGGTTCATTAAAGAGCACCCCGAAGCGATCTCTGAATGTACTGTTGCTTATAATGCACTTGATGATATATTTGACTCAAGTATTGTCATATTGCCCCTCACTTTAGAGGTGCTGTACCATGCAAAAACACTTTCAAAGAAGCATAACCTCTTATTTTCAGATGCTATTCATGTTGCATCATGTGAAGTTTATGGATTAAAAAATATTGCCACAAACGACAAGGACTTCGACAGAGTTGATTTTCTGAAAAGCTGGAAGCCATAA
- a CDS encoding M67 family metallopeptidase encodes MIKEIKITRRDIELIQAELDTNKPYEACGLLIGTISGSTAHVEKVLPIANVKRTRTSFELDPKEHYNAWNDAEKKGKEIIGVYHTHPVSSAVPSLWDRETMENAPSVWLIAGADGMRAYVWENGVKSVKIIER; translated from the coding sequence ATGATCAAAGAAATCAAAATCACCCGCCGAGACATTGAGTTAATCCAGGCTGAGCTGGATACAAACAAGCCGTATGAAGCTTGCGGGCTGCTGATAGGCACGATAAGCGGTAGCACGGCGCATGTTGAAAAAGTTTTGCCGATTGCCAACGTGAAGCGCACCAGGACGAGTTTTGAACTTGATCCGAAAGAACACTATAATGCCTGGAATGATGCGGAGAAAAAAGGCAAGGAGATCATCGGTGTGTATCACACGCACCCCGTCTCATCTGCCGTCCCTTCGCTCTGGGACAGGGAGACGATGGAGAACGCGCCTTCGGTATGGCTTATAGCTGGTGCGGACGGGATGAGGGCGTACGTGTGGGAGAATGGTGTGAAATCGGTGAAAATAATAGAGAGATAG
- the ligD gene encoding non-homologous end-joining DNA ligase — protein MDDLTKVSFTNLEKVLYPGLELKKSQVLEYYIRIAPRMLGFLKNRVIVMNRYPDGVDKDGFYEKDAPAGMPPWVKTFNIFSETAQREIDYVVCNDLDTLIWMANLAALEINITLSTIDNYDTPDLVFFDIDPEPPCSFDDVIDTAFLLKEKLDELSFRSFVKTSGKKGLHVVLPIIRNYNFKQTREFVHQIGKFLARESELVVSEFRNSRDPGTIFIDFMQNNHGKTMIAPYSLRAEAHAPVSTPLEWKELKKGLRPEEFNIFTVLKRKNDPWEGLLESKQSLEVE, from the coding sequence ATGGACGATCTCACCAAAGTATCATTCACTAATCTTGAGAAGGTACTCTATCCCGGGTTGGAGTTGAAAAAATCCCAGGTCTTGGAATACTATATCAGGATCGCCCCCCGGATGCTGGGGTTCCTGAAGAACAGGGTCATTGTCATGAACAGGTACCCTGATGGTGTAGATAAAGATGGATTCTATGAAAAGGATGCACCGGCAGGCATGCCGCCCTGGGTTAAAACTTTTAATATATTCTCAGAGACAGCACAGCGGGAGATAGACTACGTTGTATGCAATGATCTTGACACCCTCATCTGGATGGCGAATCTGGCCGCCCTGGAGATAAACATCACCCTTTCAACGATTGATAATTATGATACACCTGATCTTGTGTTTTTTGATATAGATCCCGAACCTCCCTGTTCCTTTGATGATGTCATAGATACCGCTTTTTTATTGAAGGAAAAGCTGGATGAACTCAGCTTCAGGTCATTTGTCAAAACCTCGGGCAAAAAGGGACTGCATGTTGTCCTTCCCATTATAAGAAATTATAATTTCAAGCAGACGAGGGAATTTGTTCATCAAATCGGAAAGTTCCTGGCAAGAGAGTCTGAACTTGTTGTATCAGAGTTCAGAAACTCCAGGGATCCCGGAACTATCTTTATAGATTTCATGCAAAATAACCACGGAAAGACTATGATCGCTCCCTATAGCCTGCGAGCTGAAGCGCATGCACCGGTATCTACACCACTGGAATGGAAGGAACTTAAGAAAGGATTAAGACCTGAAGAGTTCAACATATTTACTGTCCTAAAAAGGAAGAACGATCCCTGGGAAGGATTACTGGAAAGCAAACAGTCACTGGAAGTGGAATAA
- a CDS encoding thioredoxin domain-containing protein gives MEDQFARKPNRLINEKSPYLLQHAYNPVDWYPWGEEAFEKAKNEVKPIFLSIGYSTCHWCHVMEKESFEDYDVARLMNDAFVSIKVDREERPDIDSIFMSVCQRMIGSGGWPLNLILTPDKRPFFAATYIPKESRAGRIGMLEMVPRIKDLWEHQRDEVESMASKVVSALRDVQISTGKELGEDVLHAAYEQLLEMFDERHGGFGEAPKFPSPHNLSFLLRYWKRTDDRMAMHIVEKTLSSMSKGGIYDHIGFGFHRYSVDSGWLVPHFEKMLYDQAMLAIAYTEAYQAIGKEEHGETAREIFTYVLRDLTDSEGGFYCGEDADSEGEEGKFYFWTGEEIRNLLGDESELVKKTYGIEEDGNFENGKNILHLKSEPSEIALQLKIPLEDFQKRLSALKDKLFAFREKRVHPGKDDKILTDWNGLMIAALSIGAAVLAGSEYENAAKRAVDFILAKMRKPDGRLYHRYREGEAAVPAFLDDYAFLIWGLIELYESTFEVSYLKAALDLNELLLRHFWDEENGGFYITADDAEEVIYRKKEIYDGAVPSGNSVAMLNLLRLGRITGNPELEKKAVQIERAFSRIVLQAPSAYTQLMVALDFATGPTSEIIIVGDRHAIDTKTMLAALRREFLPNKVVLFIPIGPDSSEIFQLAEYTKNMSVLEGKSTAYVCRNYGCRLPTTDIGKMFDLLN, from the coding sequence ATGGAAGATCAATTTGCCAGGAAGCCTAACCGGCTGATAAATGAGAAAAGTCCCTATCTGCTTCAGCATGCATACAATCCTGTGGACTGGTACCCATGGGGAGAAGAAGCATTCGAGAAGGCCAAAAATGAGGTCAAACCGATCTTCCTTTCTATAGGCTATTCCACCTGCCACTGGTGCCATGTAATGGAGAAAGAGTCCTTCGAGGACTATGATGTGGCCAGGTTAATGAACGATGCTTTTGTGAGCATAAAGGTTGACCGTGAGGAACGCCCGGACATAGACAGCATCTTCATGTCTGTCTGCCAGAGGATGATAGGCAGCGGCGGCTGGCCTCTAAACCTGATACTAACGCCTGATAAAAGACCCTTCTTTGCAGCCACGTACATCCCAAAGGAAAGCAGAGCCGGGCGAATCGGCATGCTTGAGATGGTACCCCGGATAAAGGACCTCTGGGAACATCAGAGGGATGAAGTTGAATCAATGGCTTCAAAGGTGGTCTCAGCCCTCAGGGATGTGCAAATATCAACAGGCAAGGAATTAGGTGAAGATGTCCTTCATGCGGCTTACGAGCAACTTTTGGAGATGTTCGATGAAAGGCATGGGGGTTTTGGCGAAGCTCCAAAATTCCCCTCACCACATAATCTCTCGTTCCTCCTGCGCTATTGGAAGCGCACAGATGACAGGATGGCAATGCACATCGTAGAGAAAACGCTTTCTTCCATGAGCAAAGGAGGTATTTATGATCACATAGGTTTTGGCTTCCACCGGTATTCCGTGGATTCGGGATGGCTTGTGCCGCACTTCGAAAAGATGCTCTATGACCAGGCAATGCTGGCAATCGCCTACACTGAGGCTTATCAGGCTATAGGAAAAGAGGAACACGGTGAAACCGCCCGGGAGATATTTACTTATGTCCTGCGCGACTTGACCGATTCAGAAGGTGGTTTCTATTGCGGTGAAGACGCTGATAGTGAAGGTGAGGAGGGGAAGTTTTACTTCTGGACTGGCGAGGAGATACGGAACCTTTTAGGGGATGAGAGCGAACTGGTAAAAAAAACTTATGGTATTGAAGAGGATGGTAATTTCGAAAATGGGAAAAATATTTTACACTTGAAAAGTGAGCCTTCTGAAATTGCCTTGCAGCTTAAGATACCATTGGAAGACTTTCAAAAGCGTCTTTCGGCTTTGAAAGATAAATTATTTGCATTCCGTGAGAAACGCGTTCATCCGGGAAAAGATGATAAGATCTTAACGGACTGGAATGGATTGATGATAGCTGCGCTTTCCATAGGTGCAGCTGTGCTTGCTGGTTCGGAATATGAGAACGCTGCAAAACGGGCAGTGGATTTTATCCTTGCGAAAATGCGAAAACCGGATGGGCGGCTTTATCATCGCTACCGTGAAGGCGAAGCTGCAGTTCCTGCTTTTCTTGATGACTACGCATTCCTTATCTGGGGTCTGATAGAACTTTATGAATCCACTTTCGAGGTATCGTACCTTAAAGCCGCACTTGACCTGAATGAGCTCCTGCTAAGGCATTTCTGGGATGAAGAGAACGGGGGTTTTTATATTACTGCCGATGACGCCGAAGAGGTGATCTATCGGAAAAAAGAGATCTATGACGGCGCGGTCCCTTCCGGCAATTCTGTGGCAATGCTGAACTTGCTCCGCCTTGGCCGGATTACCGGAAATCCCGAACTTGAAAAAAAGGCTGTTCAAATCGAAAGAGCTTTTTCCAGGATCGTCCTGCAGGCGCCTTCTGCATATACGCAGCTTATGGTAGCGCTGGATTTCGCAACAGGTCCAACAAGCGAAATAATCATAGTTGGCGATAGGCATGCAATAGATACAAAGACCATGCTGGCTGCCCTGAGAAGGGAGTTCCTGCCTAACAAGGTTGTGTTATTTATTCCAATAGGACCGGACTCTTCGGAAATCTTTCAACTGGCGGAATATACAAAAAACATGTCCGTCCTGGAAGGGAAATCCACAGCCTATGTATGCAGGAATTATGGCTGCAGACTTCCAACTACCGATATTGGAAAAATGTTTGATCTGCTAAATTGA
- a CDS encoding radical SAM protein has translation MNAKIKAELISIGAIDINPTLLGRLTIPTAGPGAGGKAFFFRSGKHRVRLVVDEGSPLRAVKEDGDIVILKGGKELVRGTIEEELIHCPEQAYITMSERCIYDCKFCPVPKLQGKVKSSEELLALVKEAFDLGKMKGISITSGVEVSPEKEVARAVELVRALRKYNVPIGVSVYPTKDSSRLLKEAGASEVKYNVETMDRELYDKYCKKPPLDFTLQCLNDAVKIFGKNQVFTNFIVGLGETDETVEKYYEELAKMGVIPIIRAVGVHPLRFGELEAERPTSERLLKLAKMARRILDKYGLDASVAKTMCLPCTGCDLNPHIDL, from the coding sequence ATGAACGCTAAGATCAAGGCCGAGCTTATCTCTATAGGAGCTATCGATATCAATCCCACTCTTCTCGGCAGGCTTACCATTCCCACTGCGGGACCTGGCGCAGGCGGCAAGGCATTTTTCTTCAGGTCAGGCAAACACAGGGTAAGGCTTGTCGTGGATGAGGGTTCACCTCTGCGTGCCGTGAAGGAAGACGGCGATATTGTGATATTGAAAGGCGGCAAAGAGCTTGTGAGGGGGACTATCGAGGAAGAGCTCATCCACTGCCCGGAACAGGCATATATAACCATGAGCGAGCGCTGTATTTATGACTGCAAGTTCTGTCCCGTCCCAAAACTTCAAGGCAAGGTCAAATCCTCGGAAGAACTGCTTGCGCTCGTGAAGGAGGCCTTCGATCTCGGGAAAATGAAAGGTATATCGATAACATCTGGGGTCGAAGTCTCGCCGGAAAAAGAAGTGGCAAGGGCAGTTGAGCTTGTCAGAGCTTTGCGGAAATACAATGTTCCCATAGGCGTTTCGGTCTATCCCACAAAAGACTCATCCCGTCTCTTAAAAGAAGCCGGGGCGAGTGAAGTCAAATATAATGTGGAGACAATGGACAGGGAGCTTTACGATAAATATTGTAAAAAGCCTCCTCTTGACTTCACTCTGCAATGCCTCAATGATGCCGTGAAGATATTCGGGAAAAACCAGGTTTTCACGAACTTCATAGTCGGGCTTGGCGAGACAGATGAAACTGTGGAAAAATATTATGAAGAACTGGCAAAGATGGGCGTGATCCCGATAATCAGGGCAGTGGGTGTGCATCCCCTGAGATTCGGTGAACTTGAAGCTGAACGCCCGACATCCGAGAGGCTGCTCAAGCTCGCAAAAATGGCGCGGCGGATCCTGGATAAATACGGGCTAGATGCAAGCGTTGCAAAGACCATGTGCCTGCCCTGCACGGGATGCGACCTGAATCCGCATATTGATTTATGA
- a CDS encoding WD40 repeat domain-containing protein, giving the protein MSKFKKQNFRLQRIYSDGSKEEPMVYGLEDIDVDWRMGRRGFLITSAIGIGALSGCIAPKSESISPEITALPEQSIVSKPTLEPTPEPTPESMVGGCDESIRAHTESVKAVSFSPDGKLLVSASDYGISEKGIKFWEMPSGEPLNPWIDDILDMQRGDINSVSFSQDGNLMASASNDKTINLWKTLSREYLKTLKGHTDYVNSVSFSPDGRFLASGSFDTTIKLWNLSSAELPKTLKGHTNAVNAVTFSPDGKLLASGSSDETIKLWEMPSGNLLKTLGRHTNAVNAVSFSPDGKLLASGSSDETIKLWEMPSGNLLKTLGRHTNAVNAVSFSPDGKLLASGSSDETVKLWEMPSGNLLKILEGHTNAVNAVSFSPDGKLLASGSSDETVKLWEMPSGKFLTCLFDPATLDKDKKAMKYKSEEGFVYTLPCGSPIPSGAICTCNCVPGTYVAPSAPSAPSYGDGYYCSCDKICTCIPIK; this is encoded by the coding sequence ATGAGTAAATTCAAAAAACAAAATTTTAGATTGCAGAGAATATATTCCGATGGGAGCAAGGAAGAACCCATGGTCTACGGTCTTGAAGATATCGATGTGGACTGGAGGATGGGAAGGCGTGGATTTTTAATAACCTCTGCCATCGGAATAGGTGCACTCAGTGGTTGTATTGCCCCTAAATCGGAATCCATTTCACCAGAAATCACGGCGTTACCAGAACAATCAATCGTATCTAAACCTACACTTGAGCCTACACCTGAACCTACACCAGAGAGTATGGTGGGAGGATGTGACGAAAGCATCAGGGCACATACAGAAAGTGTCAAGGCTGTTTCCTTCAGCCCAGATGGAAAACTCCTCGTATCAGCATCGGATTATGGCATCAGCGAAAAAGGCATCAAATTTTGGGAGATGCCTTCTGGAGAACCCCTAAATCCATGGATAGATGATATATTGGATATGCAGAGAGGTGATATCAATTCAGTCTCATTCAGCCAAGATGGCAATCTTATGGCATCGGCATCAAACGACAAGACCATTAATCTATGGAAGACCTTATCTCGAGAATATCTCAAGACACTGAAGGGGCATACAGATTATGTTAATTCTGTCTCGTTCAGTCCAGACGGCAGATTTCTCGCATCAGGAAGTTTCGATACGACTATCAAGCTCTGGAACCTTTCGTCTGCAGAGCTCCCCAAGACATTGAAAGGGCATACAAATGCTGTCAATGCCGTTACCTTCAGTCCAGATGGAAAGTTACTTGCATCAGGATCATCTGATGAAACTATCAAGCTCTGGGAGATGCCATCAGGTAACTTGCTCAAAACATTGGGAAGACATACAAATGCTGTCAATGCTGTTTCCTTCAGCCCGGACGGAAAACTCCTTGCATCAGGATCATCTGATGAAACTATCAAGCTCTGGGAGATGCCATCAGGTAACTTGCTCAAAACATTGGGAAGACATACAAATGCTGTCAATGCTGTTTCCTTCAGCCCGGATGGAAAACTCCTTGCATCAGGATCATCTGATGAAACTGTTAAGCTCTGGGAGATGCCATCAGGTAACTTGCTCAAAATATTGGAGGGACATACAAATGCTGTCAATGCTGTTTCCTTCAGCCCGGATGGAAAGTTACTTGCATCAGGATCATCTGATGAAACTGTCAAGCTCTGGGAGATGCCATCAGGTAAATTCTTAACATGTCTCTTTGACCCAGCAACTCTGGACAAAGATAAAAAGGCAATGAAATATAAGTCAGAAGAAGGTTTTGTATATACCCTTCCTTGCGGTTCACCAATCCCATCAGGTGCAATCTGCACATGTAACTGTGTTCCTGGAACATATGTTGCCCCGTCTGCTCCATCTGCCCCATCTTACGGAGACGGTTACTACTGTTCCTGCGATAAGATATGTACATGTATTCCTATTAAATGA
- a CDS encoding rubrerythrin family protein: MKKMTEQHLINAFGGESQAHMRYLHFANQAEKEKFNNVARLFRAIAHAEYIHAGDHYRELKHLDGGFVANSMAAFGPGDSRKNLKLAIAGETFEIEEMYPVYMEVAKFQGEKGAQKSFEWAYGTEKMHKLLYEKASESVNSGRDAKLGPIQVCEVCGYTLEGEAPDKCPLCSATKDKFTAFK; the protein is encoded by the coding sequence ATGAAGAAAATGACTGAACAGCACCTTATCAATGCATTTGGAGGGGAAAGCCAGGCACATATGAGATATTTGCATTTTGCAAATCAGGCTGAAAAGGAAAAATTTAATAATGTTGCCCGTTTGTTCCGTGCGATCGCTCATGCTGAATATATACATGCAGGAGACCATTACCGGGAATTAAAACACCTGGATGGGGGATTTGTAGCAAATAGCATGGCAGCTTTTGGCCCGGGCGATTCCAGGAAAAATCTTAAACTGGCCATAGCAGGGGAGACATTTGAGATCGAGGAAATGTATCCTGTATACATGGAGGTTGCAAAATTCCAGGGAGAAAAAGGGGCACAAAAAAGTTTTGAATGGGCGTACGGTACAGAAAAAATGCACAAGTTGCTTTATGAAAAAGCATCAGAATCAGTTAATTCCGGAAGGGATGCCAAACTCGGTCCTATTCAGGTTTGTGAAGTTTGTGGATATACGCTTGAAGGAGAAGCGCCTGATAAATGTCCCCTGTGCAGTGCAACTAAAGACAAATTTACCGCATTCAAATAA
- the ligD gene encoding non-homologous end-joining DNA ligase encodes MKQYKPMLARSAEAPFSSDNWIFEVKWDGIRAISYVKKELSIRSRNQKELMVNFPELSELKDLTRDTVLDGEIIVMKDGKADFQTLIKRSQNTGPRDIDYMSRKFPATYIIFDILEKEGEELLDIPLMERKRILKNSVREGKYVVLSLFVEENGEAYYKAALEKGVEGIMAKNKQSSYEPGKRSNNWLKIKQVKTCDCVIFGYTKGEGNRKEIFGSLILGLYDGEVPVYVGNVGTGFSQEDMENLKRYLDEYRVEEETLQGVERDREITWLKPGIVCEVGYQSITEDGKLRIPVFQKIRKDKDPLECSIDQIRPVLSDYTTRRDFSRTPEPPASVEKGMGKSFVVQEHHARRLHYDLRLEKEGVLKSWAVPKGIPEISGDRRLAVQVEDHPLEYGKFEGTIPEGQYGAGTVKIWDRGLYEPIAWGEDKIEFIVKGEKMEGRYVLVKFKKAGEKNWLLFKGSD; translated from the coding sequence ATGAAACAATATAAACCGATGCTTGCCCGATCGGCAGAAGCTCCGTTTTCTTCTGATAACTGGATCTTTGAGGTGAAATGGGATGGAATAAGGGCCATCAGTTACGTGAAAAAGGAACTCAGTATCAGGAGCCGTAACCAGAAAGAACTGATGGTTAACTTTCCGGAACTTTCTGAACTGAAAGATTTGACCAGGGATACGGTCCTGGATGGGGAGATAATTGTCATGAAGGATGGTAAGGCTGATTTTCAGACCCTTATCAAGAGGAGTCAAAATACTGGACCCAGGGATATCGATTATATGTCCCGAAAGTTCCCTGCCACTTACATAATATTTGATATCCTGGAAAAGGAAGGAGAGGAGCTCCTGGATATTCCTCTTATGGAGAGAAAGAGGATATTGAAAAATAGCGTAAGAGAAGGAAAATATGTTGTCCTATCCCTTTTTGTTGAAGAGAACGGAGAAGCTTATTACAAGGCAGCTCTGGAAAAAGGTGTTGAGGGCATAATGGCAAAAAATAAACAAAGCTCATATGAACCGGGAAAAAGGAGCAATAACTGGCTGAAAATAAAGCAGGTGAAGACATGCGATTGTGTCATTTTCGGTTATACAAAGGGTGAGGGGAACAGGAAAGAAATCTTTGGATCATTGATCCTTGGATTGTATGATGGGGAAGTGCCGGTCTATGTTGGTAATGTGGGAACAGGCTTTTCCCAGGAAGATATGGAAAATCTGAAGCGATATTTGGATGAATATAGAGTGGAAGAAGAAACACTGCAGGGCGTGGAAAGGGACAGGGAAATAACATGGTTAAAACCCGGTATTGTGTGTGAAGTTGGTTATCAATCCATAACGGAAGACGGAAAACTGCGTATTCCTGTATTTCAGAAAATCAGGAAAGATAAAGACCCGCTTGAATGCAGCATTGATCAGATACGGCCTGTTCTTTCGGACTACACCACCAGGCGTGATTTTAGCAGGACACCTGAGCCTCCCGCATCGGTGGAAAAGGGTATGGGAAAATCTTTCGTGGTCCAGGAGCATCATGCCCGCAGGCTTCACTATGATCTGAGACTGGAGAAGGAAGGAGTTCTTAAAAGCTGGGCTGTTCCTAAGGGCATTCCGGAAATAAGCGGTGACCGGAGGCTTGCTGTACAGGTAGAAGATCATCCGCTGGAATATGGTAAATTCGAAGGGACTATCCCTGAAGGACAGTACGGGGCCGGCACGGTGAAGATATGGGATAGGGGTCTGTACGAACCCATAGCCTGGGGGGAGGACAAGATCGAGTTCATTGTCAAGGGAGAAAAGATGGAAGGGAGGTATGTGCTTGTAAAGTTCAAGAAGGCAGGTGAGAAAAACTGGCTTTTATTCAAAGGGAGTGATTGA
- a CDS encoding WD40 repeat domain-containing protein, whose product MSKFQKQNFRLQRIFSDGSKEEPKVYGLEDIDVDWRMGRRGFLITSAIGIGVLSGCIAPKSESTPEPTPENMEGKCAENIRAHTDAVFALSFSLDGKLLASGSGDKTIKLWEMPSGNYLKTLEEYRSDVNAVSFSPDGKLLASGSKDYLLDQTIKLLEMPSGKYLEVLRGHTNFVNAVSFSPDGKLLASGSADQTVKLWEMPSGNLLKTLEGHTAEVNAVSFSPDGKLLASGSWETVKLWEMPSGNLLKTWEGHTADVNAVSFSPDGKLLASGSADQTVKLWKIPSGRLLKILEGHTADVNTVSFSPDGKLFASGSGDQTIKLWEMPSGNLLKTLEGHTENVRAVSFSPDGKLLASGSWDKTVKLWEIPSGKFLTCLFDPATLDHDEKAMKYNSEEGFAYTLPCGSPIPSGAICTCNCVPGTYVAPSVSCVCVGNGGGSYGGGSYCSCNKICTCIPIK is encoded by the coding sequence ATGAGTAAATTCCAAAAACAAAATTTTAGATTGCAGAGAATATTTTCAGATGGGAGCAAGGAAGAACCTAAGGTCTACGGACTTGAGGATATCGATGTGGACTGGAGGATGGGAAGGCGTGGATTTTTAATAACCTCTGCAATCGGAATAGGTGTACTCAGTGGTTGTATTGCCCCCAAATCGGAATCAACACCTGAACCTACGCCTGAGAATATGGAGGGAAAATGTGCCGAAAACATCAGGGCACATACTGATGCTGTCTTTGCTCTTTCTTTCAGCTTGGACGGAAAGCTGCTTGCATCAGGATCGGGGGATAAAACTATCAAGCTCTGGGAGATGCCATCAGGTAACTACCTCAAAACATTGGAGGAATATAGATCTGATGTCAATGCTGTTTCCTTCAGTCCAGACGGAAAGCTCCTTGCATCAGGATCAAAGGATTATTTGTTGGATCAAACTATCAAGCTCTTGGAGATGCCATCAGGTAAATACCTCGAAGTATTGCGGGGACACACAAATTTCGTCAATGCTGTTTCCTTCAGCCCGGACGGAAAGCTGCTTGCATCAGGATCAGCGGATCAAACTGTCAAGCTCTGGGAGATGCCATCAGGTAACTTGCTCAAAACATTGGAAGGACATACAGCTGAGGTCAATGCTGTTTCCTTCAGCCCGGACGGAAAATTACTTGCATCAGGATCATGGGAAACTGTCAAGCTCTGGGAGATGCCATCAGGTAACTTGCTCAAAACATGGGAAGGACATACAGCTGATGTCAATGCTGTTTCCTTCAGCCCGGACGGAAAGCTGCTTGCATCAGGATCAGCGGATCAAACTGTCAAGCTCTGGAAGATCCCATCAGGTAGGTTGCTCAAAATATTGGAAGGACATACAGCTGATGTCAATACTGTTTCCTTCAGCCCGGACGGAAAGCTCTTTGCATCAGGATCAGGGGATCAAACTATCAAGCTCTGGGAGATGCCATCAGGTAACTTGCTCAAAACATTGGAAGGACATACAGAGAATGTCCGTGCTGTTTCCTTTAGTCCTGACGGAAAATTACTTGCATCAGGATCATGGGATAAAACTGTCAAGCTCTGGGAGATACCATCAGGTAAATTCTTAACATGCCTCTTTGATCCAGCAACTCTAGACCATGATGAAAAGGCAATGAAATATAATTCAGAAGAAGGTTTTGCATATACCCTTCCTTGCGGCTCACCAATTCCATCAGGTGCCATCTGCACATGTAACTGTGTTCCCGGAACTTACGTTGCGCCATCTGTGAGTTGTGTGTGTGTGGGCAATGGCGGTGGTAGTTATGGTGGTGGTAGTTACTGTTCATGCAATAAAATATGCACATGCATACCTATTAAATGA
- a CDS encoding Ku protein — MVKDKDTAKPSHRPFWSGSISIGLVNIPVKLYTMIRDQAFSFRLLHNEDGQPLKYERVCIRDDKVVDWKDTVKGYEIRKNEFIVFKKEELDAIRPESDERIRLDKFVSLLSIDPVYFDKSYILVPDRSEEAYSLMMTVIQQLGKAGMGKVTLRTKEFPVVVYEYKGALILTTLRYANEVANPGDMEELSLLKKPGQKEMELAEKIIKDLTGEFNIAEYKDGYREKMEKLIEAKMKGEIVVAEVPKKEEVKELMVALQETIRSLRK; from the coding sequence ATGGTAAAGGATAAAGACACGGCCAAACCGTCGCACAGGCCCTTCTGGAGCGGGAGTATCTCTATCGGGCTGGTCAATATACCGGTCAAGTTATATACTATGATCCGTGATCAGGCATTTTCTTTCAGGCTTCTGCACAATGAGGACGGGCAGCCGTTGAAATACGAAAGGGTCTGCATTAGAGACGACAAGGTGGTGGATTGGAAAGATACGGTAAAAGGATACGAAATACGGAAGAACGAGTTCATAGTTTTCAAGAAGGAGGAACTGGACGCCATAAGACCGGAATCTGATGAGAGGATCAGGCTGGATAAATTCGTGAGTTTGCTCTCCATCGACCCCGTATATTTTGACAAGTCGTATATCCTTGTCCCTGACAGGAGCGAAGAAGCCTACAGCCTGATGATGACAGTGATTCAACAATTGGGAAAGGCAGGAATGGGAAAGGTCACCTTGAGGACAAAGGAATTTCCTGTTGTGGTTTATGAATACAAGGGCGCTTTGATTCTGACAACCCTGCGCTACGCAAACGAGGTCGCTAACCCAGGGGATATGGAAGAGCTTTCTCTTCTCAAAAAGCCCGGACAAAAAGAGATGGAACTGGCTGAGAAGATCATTAAGGACCTGACGGGAGAATTTAATATAGCAGAGTACAAGGATGGCTACAGGGAGAAGATGGAAAAGCTCATTGAAGCGAAGATGAAGGGAGAGATCGTTGTGGCTGAAGTACCCAAGAAAGAGGAAGTCAAGGAATTGATGGTAGCCCTTCAGGAGACTATTAGAAGCCTGCGCAAATGA